From Calothrix sp. PCC 6303, a single genomic window includes:
- a CDS encoding SH3 domain-containing protein, giving the protein MSLRTKATAGLLALGTLMTGILPAIARPATVTTTSNLRTDASLRAPVEQILPPSSNIEVLNIRVGNDGNYWYYVQPKVKGILSGWIRSDLVSFNPSNKRYATLAGSRGSKINVRAAATLNSKAIHYGLVGDLVTVEDSYKAPGQFRWYRVRFPSNASGWVRGDLLSIWQQGCIITCPEH; this is encoded by the coding sequence ATGAGTTTAAGAACAAAAGCAACAGCAGGATTATTGGCTTTGGGAACGTTGATGACTGGAATCCTACCAGCAATCGCTCGTCCAGCGACTGTGACGACTACAAGCAATCTGCGAACGGATGCGTCTTTGAGGGCACCTGTAGAGCAAATTTTGCCACCCAGTAGTAATATCGAAGTTCTGAATATTCGGGTGGGAAACGATGGCAATTACTGGTATTATGTACAACCCAAGGTGAAAGGAATACTCAGTGGTTGGATACGTAGTGATTTAGTCAGCTTTAATCCCAGCAACAAGCGTTATGCTACCTTAGCGGGTAGTCGTGGCAGTAAAATTAATGTACGTGCGGCTGCCACCTTAAACAGTAAAGCTATACACTATGGACTTGTGGGTGATTTGGTAACTGTTGAAGATTCCTACAAAGCACCTGGACAGTTTCGCTGGTATCGTGTCAGATTTCCCAGTAATGCTAGTGGTTGGGTGCGAGGAGATTTGCTATCGATATGGCAACAAGGATGCATTATTACCTGTCCAGAGCATTAA
- a CDS encoding serine/threonine protein kinase — translation MNLCINNKCHKPQNSDNNTFCSNCGSELLIAGKYRVLNQISQDGYSRTYEAQEIADSQSKPHKILQVFSITDSGEIELLQKIVTALQIIDHPGITQITTDSYFTYLPRNSTSPLHCLIIDKISGITLDEYMYKQDYHPVDEYLVLKWLKESVNILQLLHQQSILHLRINPQNILLKDDGNLALVDIIAVNRTKSSDGIAYSPYIPPEQFNNSPIPQSDLFALGMTFAYLLTGKEATKDPDAYQSDETKLKWQSFVPNMNKVSQLPILLDSMMAHAPIQRPQNCQVVLDSLDSFAKSQISSPHAETIISQPPKSQNSKLVKLLFLINWILATITGVTLGGVIGLIAGWCVSFLLGAAIRNVSTGIILGGVVFGLTTGLVTGIMQSWVFWQCGYKIKYWILLTTLGFAIEGALGIAIGNYNYGEKIMIVPGIVVGISQFLLLKNHINYSFLWIFINILGGGLAILVHWQMRDILIGKYQFFSYILGLMAFGLVTGISFIKLQIDKPLLEVS, via the coding sequence ATGAACCTTTGTATTAATAATAAATGTCACAAACCACAGAATTCTGATAATAATACTTTTTGCTCGAATTGTGGTTCAGAATTGCTCATTGCTGGAAAATATCGAGTATTGAATCAAATATCACAAGATGGCTATAGTCGGACTTACGAAGCGCAGGAAATAGCAGATTCTCAAAGCAAACCTCACAAAATTCTTCAGGTTTTCTCAATCACGGATTCAGGCGAAATTGAACTATTACAAAAAATAGTTACAGCTTTGCAAATAATAGATCATCCAGGTATTACCCAAATCACGACAGATAGTTATTTTACCTATTTACCTAGAAATAGTACTTCCCCTCTTCACTGTTTGATTATAGATAAAATCTCAGGAATTACCTTAGATGAATATATGTACAAACAGGATTATCATCCAGTTGATGAATATTTAGTTTTAAAATGGTTAAAGGAATCTGTAAATATTCTCCAACTATTACATCAGCAAAGTATTTTACATTTACGAATTAATCCACAGAATATTTTACTCAAAGATGATGGAAATTTAGCATTAGTAGATATTATTGCTGTAAATAGAACTAAAAGTTCAGATGGAATTGCATACTCACCCTACATACCTCCAGAACAATTTAATAACTCACCTATTCCCCAATCCGACTTATTCGCATTAGGAATGACTTTTGCTTATCTCTTAACTGGGAAAGAAGCCACAAAAGATCCAGATGCGTATCAATCAGACGAAACTAAATTAAAATGGCAAAGCTTTGTCCCAAATATGAATAAAGTATCACAATTGCCAATCCTTCTAGATTCAATGATGGCACATGCACCCATTCAACGTCCGCAAAATTGCCAAGTGGTACTTGATAGTTTAGATAGTTTTGCCAAATCACAAATAAGTAGTCCTCACGCTGAAACAATAATATCTCAGCCGCCAAAAAGCCAAAATTCCAAGTTAGTTAAATTGCTGTTTTTAATCAACTGGATATTAGCAACTATCACAGGTGTAACCCTGGGTGGTGTCATTGGTTTAATTGCTGGTTGGTGCGTGAGTTTCCTTCTTGGTGCTGCAATTAGAAATGTCTCTACAGGGATTATTCTAGGGGGAGTAGTTTTTGGTTTAACTACTGGCTTAGTAACTGGAATTATGCAGTCATGGGTATTTTGGCAATGTGGTTATAAAATTAAATACTGGATATTACTTACTACATTAGGATTTGCCATAGAAGGAGCTTTAGGAATCGCCATCGGAAATTATAATTATGGTGAAAAAATTATGATTGTTCCTGGTATTGTCGTTGGAATTAGCCAATTTTTACTATTAAAAAATCACATAAATTATTCATTTTTATGGATATTTATCAATATTTTGGGTGGAGGATTAGCGATTTTAGTCCACTGGCAAATGCGTGATATATTAATAGGTAAATATCAATTTTTTAGTTATATTCTGGGTTTAATGGCTTTTGGTTTGGTGACTGGAATTAGTTTCATCAAACTACAGATTGACAAACCACTATTGGAGGTATCTTAA
- a CDS encoding FAD-binding domain-containing protein, whose protein sequence is MANDMKRDFANREELISYLREQFPQAAERDDHISEIVGGRKAAEKTLQKVDPSKYGKTRNFFSGAVTRLSPYLRYGIFSLREVRDFSLAKVNNRDDVTKLINEFGWRDYWQRLYFKLGDRIWENQEDFKTGYSIGEYVAELPEDIKEGTTGMVCMDSFSGDLRTTGYLHNHARMWMAAYIVHWRRIRWQTGAKWFLEHLLDGDPASNNMSWQWVASTFSHKPYFFNRENLEKYTEGIYCQVCPLRGKCVLEGSYEEIQAKLFPKGEFSKSGGKSR, encoded by the coding sequence ATGGCAAATGACATGAAACGCGACTTTGCTAACCGCGAAGAATTAATATCATACCTTCGTGAACAATTTCCCCAAGCTGCTGAACGAGATGATCATATCAGTGAAATAGTTGGGGGACGTAAAGCAGCGGAAAAAACTTTGCAAAAAGTTGACCCCTCAAAGTATGGTAAAACTCGTAATTTCTTTAGTGGTGCGGTGACACGACTTTCACCTTATCTGCGCTATGGGATTTTCAGTTTGCGGGAAGTTCGTGATTTTTCTTTAGCTAAAGTCAACAACCGTGATGATGTCACTAAGCTGATTAATGAATTTGGTTGGCGTGACTATTGGCAAAGGCTATATTTCAAGTTAGGCGATCGCATATGGGAAAATCAAGAGGATTTTAAAACTGGATACAGCATTGGTGAGTATGTAGCAGAATTACCTGAAGATATCAAAGAAGGTACTACAGGTATGGTTTGTATGGATAGCTTTAGTGGTGATTTACGTACAACTGGCTACCTACACAACCATGCACGCATGTGGATGGCTGCTTATATTGTCCATTGGCGGCGGATTCGCTGGCAAACGGGAGCAAAATGGTTTCTCGAACACCTTTTAGATGGTGATCCGGCAAGTAATAATATGTCATGGCAGTGGGTAGCCAGTACCTTTAGCCACAAACCGTATTTTTTTAATCGAGAAAATTTGGAAAAATACACGGAAGGTATTTATTGTCAAGTATGTCCTTTGCGGGGGAAATGCGTCTTGGAGGGAAGTTATGAAGAAATTCAAGCCAAGCTATTTCCTAAAGGAGAATTTAGTAAATCTGGTGGCAAATCACGCTAA
- a CDS encoding transglycosylase domain-containing protein codes for MIKFTSWFKDKSTKLTDAKTSAETPEGEASPDELEDEKPPQGKAKQLLNRVGKVPSAILSKLPGSPKPLYRRYWFWAGAILTGGFVGVTSTISSIDKTLPSSSQLNSVAREQTLTIKAADGTILQQSGPATREQLSVDEIPEKLKQAFIASEDRRFLKHDGVDGQGIVRAVVNNLRSQNLVEGGSTITQQLARILFLKQEKTLLRKVREVRLAQKMERELSKDKILERYLNLVYLGSGAYGVADAAETYFSKPAKELTLAQMATIAGLAPAPSVYAPDRNPEAAKQRRNLVLQRMLEDGVITPEQKQEAISEPLTVTASQPKRMQVVAPYFTSFIQKELPNYVSQEVIEAGGLTVETTINPAWQELAENAVAKTLRNQGRWENFKQAALVAVDPRSGEIKVMVGGKDFGKNQFNRATQAKRQPGSTFKGFVYATAIATGMSPYQEFLDSPLIVDGYEPKNFDEGYRGSMDLRTAITKSINIVAVRILLKVGFDPIIQLAKKMGIKSELKPTYSLALGSSEVNLLEITSAYGSFATQGIHNEVHGITRVVNRQGEEVWKANFTPERALDEDSAKIMTWMLRNVVQNGTGSPAQLSDRAVAGKTGTTDEARDLWFIGYIPQLVTGVWLGNDNNNPTYGSSASAAYTWNQFMAKAVKGMPVEKFPERPKLEGRKASIKAEPVRGRRVVNRAIPDRDNKDNGNGEETPRRRRNRQETSSDSNTEQRSSRRRRRNSEETQETPRRRSRRSRSEESNSNSSSSESRSRRRVDSNSSSESRSRRSSGSSTNNGSGKSNSSGSSQSSGSSWRERLRPDAQ; via the coding sequence GTGATAAAATTTACCTCCTGGTTCAAGGATAAATCAACAAAATTGACGGATGCTAAAACATCAGCAGAAACTCCCGAAGGTGAGGCATCACCCGATGAATTAGAAGATGAAAAACCTCCCCAAGGGAAAGCCAAACAATTACTCAATCGAGTGGGGAAGGTACCTTCAGCAATCCTGAGTAAACTTCCTGGTAGTCCCAAACCTTTGTATCGTCGCTATTGGTTTTGGGCAGGTGCAATTTTAACTGGTGGATTTGTTGGTGTCACATCCACAATTAGCTCTATCGATAAAACTTTACCCAGTTCCAGCCAATTAAATAGTGTCGCACGGGAACAAACCCTGACAATCAAAGCCGCAGATGGGACAATTTTACAGCAATCTGGTCCAGCCACCAGAGAGCAACTGAGTGTCGATGAAATTCCCGAAAAGCTGAAACAAGCCTTTATTGCTTCCGAGGATCGGAGATTTTTGAAGCATGATGGAGTGGATGGACAGGGAATCGTTAGGGCAGTTGTCAACAACTTGCGATCGCAAAACCTCGTCGAGGGGGGTAGTACCATTACCCAGCAGTTGGCGCGGATTCTATTTTTGAAGCAAGAAAAGACACTTCTAAGGAAGGTGCGGGAAGTCAGACTTGCTCAGAAAATGGAGCGAGAACTCAGCAAAGATAAGATTCTCGAACGGTACTTAAATTTAGTGTACTTAGGTTCTGGTGCCTACGGAGTTGCCGATGCTGCCGAAACATACTTCAGCAAACCCGCCAAAGAATTAACCTTGGCACAGATGGCAACCATCGCCGGATTAGCCCCAGCCCCCAGCGTTTACGCCCCCGACAGGAACCCAGAAGCCGCCAAACAACGCCGTAACTTAGTGCTACAGCGGATGTTAGAAGATGGAGTAATTACCCCAGAACAAAAGCAAGAAGCCATCAGCGAACCCCTCACCGTCACAGCAAGTCAACCGAAGCGGATGCAAGTTGTGGCACCCTATTTCACTAGTTTTATCCAAAAAGAACTACCCAACTACGTGTCCCAAGAAGTAATTGAAGCTGGGGGATTAACAGTAGAAACAACCATCAACCCAGCTTGGCAAGAACTAGCAGAAAATGCCGTTGCCAAAACCTTACGAAATCAAGGACGCTGGGAAAACTTTAAACAAGCCGCTTTAGTTGCCGTAGATCCCCGTAGCGGCGAAATTAAAGTCATGGTGGGTGGTAAAGACTTTGGTAAAAACCAATTTAACCGCGCCACCCAAGCAAAACGACAACCCGGTTCCACCTTCAAAGGATTTGTCTATGCTACAGCTATCGCCACCGGGATGAGTCCCTACCAAGAATTTTTAGATTCCCCCCTGATAGTTGATGGTTACGAACCGAAAAACTTCGATGAAGGCTATCGGGGGAGTATGGATTTACGAACTGCAATCACCAAATCCATTAATATTGTTGCCGTCAGAATTTTGTTGAAAGTTGGATTTGATCCAATTATTCAGCTAGCTAAAAAAATGGGGATAAAATCAGAATTAAAACCAACCTATTCCCTAGCACTAGGTTCTTCAGAAGTCAACCTTTTAGAAATAACTAGCGCCTACGGTAGCTTTGCCACCCAAGGCATCCATAACGAAGTTCATGGAATTACCCGTGTCGTCAATCGTCAAGGGGAAGAAGTTTGGAAAGCCAACTTTACCCCCGAACGCGCCCTAGATGAAGATAGCGCCAAAATCATGACTTGGATGCTAAGGAACGTCGTTCAGAACGGTACAGGGAGTCCCGCGCAATTAAGCGATCGCGCTGTGGCTGGAAAGACTGGTACAACTGATGAAGCTCGTGATTTGTGGTTTATTGGCTACATTCCCCAACTCGTCACCGGGGTTTGGTTAGGAAACGATAACAATAATCCCACCTACGGCAGTAGCGCATCTGCTGCATACACCTGGAATCAATTCATGGCAAAAGCTGTCAAGGGTATGCCTGTGGAAAAATTCCCCGAACGACCTAAACTAGAAGGGAGAAAAGCCAGCATCAAAGCCGAACCCGTTAGAGGAAGGCGAGTTGTCAACAGGGCAATTCCCGATAGAGACAATAAAGATAACGGCAATGGTGAGGAAACACCAAGACGCAGAAGAAACCGCCAGGAAACGAGTTCTGATAGCAACACAGAACAACGTTCATCTAGAAGACGCAGACGCAACAGCGAAGAAACCCAAGAAACACCAAGACGCAGAAGTCGCCGTTCCCGTAGCGAAGAATCCAATTCTAATAGTTCTTCCTCAGAATCTCGTTCTCGTCGTCGTGTAGACTCTAATTCCTCCTCCGAATCTCGTTCCCGTCGTTCTTCTGGTTCTTCCACAAATAATGGTAGTGGCAAATCCAATAGTTCTGGTTCTTCACAATCTTCAGGTTCCTCCTGGAGAGAGAGATTGCGTCCTGATGCCCAGTAA
- the folK gene encoding 2-amino-4-hydroxy-6-hydroxymethyldihydropteridine diphosphokinase, producing MDKEINKSAIALGSNLGNSLEILESAIASLVEIPGIRLNRKSSWYRTKAIGPPQPDYINGCVILEVEMTPELLLATLLKIETDFGRVRQERWGARTLDLDILLYADRIIDLPTLQIPHPRMCDRAFVLVPLNEIAPDWIVPVSGFAIKDVIKAVDCSDVSLLMGN from the coding sequence ATGGACAAAGAAATCAATAAGAGCGCCATCGCATTGGGAAGCAATTTAGGTAATTCACTGGAGATTTTGGAAAGTGCGATCGCTTCTTTAGTCGAAATACCGGGAATTAGGTTGAATCGAAAATCCAGTTGGTATCGTACCAAAGCTATTGGTCCCCCGCAACCTGACTATATAAATGGCTGTGTCATTTTGGAGGTAGAGATGACACCGGAGTTGTTGTTAGCAACTTTATTAAAAATAGAAACCGATTTTGGCAGAGTTAGACAAGAACGCTGGGGGGCAAGAACCCTAGATTTGGATATCCTATTGTATGCAGATAGAATTATAGATTTACCAACGCTACAGATACCCCATCCGCGCATGTGCGATCGCGCTTTTGTTTTGGTACCATTAAATGAAATTGCACCAGACTGGATTGTACCAGTTTCCGGATTTGCAATTAAAGACGTGATTAAAGCAGTAGATTGTTCTGATGTATCCCTTTTAATGGGAAACTAA
- a CDS encoding NUDIX hydrolase, with the protein MPLGRELPQLLKQRLFYKGRKFDFEVNRLRLPNRVEGDWECIRHPGGALVIPVTNEGKLVLVRQYRFAVGGRVLEFPAGTIEPMEEPLETVKREIQEETGFSANKWQKLGEFILAPGYSDEIIYAFLAQDLTKLEMPPQQDDDEDIEVLCWTPQELEKAILEGQPVDAKSISSFFLARPFLGL; encoded by the coding sequence ATGCCATTAGGTAGAGAATTACCACAGTTATTAAAGCAACGCCTATTCTATAAGGGGCGTAAGTTCGATTTTGAAGTTAATCGTTTGCGTTTACCCAACCGTGTGGAAGGTGATTGGGAATGTATTCGTCACCCCGGTGGTGCTTTGGTTATACCCGTAACTAATGAGGGTAAATTAGTACTTGTACGCCAGTATCGCTTTGCAGTCGGTGGGAGAGTTTTGGAGTTCCCGGCTGGTACTATTGAACCAATGGAGGAACCTTTGGAAACTGTGAAGCGGGAAATTCAGGAGGAAACTGGGTTTAGTGCCAATAAATGGCAAAAGTTAGGGGAGTTTATTCTGGCACCTGGTTATTCTGATGAGATTATCTATGCTTTTCTCGCACAGGATTTGACGAAGTTGGAAATGCCTCCGCAACAAGATGATGATGAGGATATTGAGGTGCTTTGTTGGACTCCCCAGGAGTTGGAAAAGGCTATTTTGGAGGGACAACCTGTGGATGCTAAGTCTATTTCGAGTTTTTTCTTGGCACGTCCATTTTTAGGGTTGTAG
- a CDS encoding Uma2 family endonuclease — protein MISQTLEQPIPLPEQRFLLPGYYSWSEFETIDAVVGDCRSLRITYLDGCIELMTVGEKHEMLKKVLAILLETYLFATGINFTPIGSGTRRSKEKDVSFEPDESYYIGEKKEHPDLAIEVNITSGSIDKLQKYQRLQITEVWFWEDCTLALYRLRDEGYVKVDSSELLPDLNISLLIDCILKPSVIEARQEFLKGI, from the coding sequence ATGATTTCCCAAACCTTAGAGCAACCTATCCCACTTCCAGAACAGCGATTTTTGTTACCTGGCTATTATTCATGGTCAGAATTTGAGACAATTGATGCTGTTGTTGGTGATTGCCGTAGTCTACGGATTACTTACTTGGATGGGTGCATCGAACTTATGACAGTTGGTGAAAAGCATGAAATGCTCAAAAAGGTACTGGCAATTCTGCTAGAAACCTATTTATTTGCAACAGGCATAAATTTTACACCTATAGGGAGTGGTACCCGTCGTTCAAAGGAAAAAGACGTTTCATTTGAACCAGATGAATCCTATTATATTGGCGAAAAGAAAGAGCATCCTGATTTAGCCATTGAAGTTAATATTACCAGCGGCAGCATCGATAAACTCCAGAAGTATCAGCGTTTGCAGATTACTGAAGTTTGGTTTTGGGAAGATTGCACCTTAGCTTTGTATCGACTCCGTGATGAAGGCTATGTCAAAGTCGATTCTAGTGAATTGTTGCCAGATTTGAATATAAGTCTCTTGATAGATTGTATTTTAAAACCATCAGTCATTGAAGCCAGACAAGAGTTTCTTAAAGGTATTTAA
- a CDS encoding DUF6464 family protein: MFQTLLVIVIGFLPSLFSLWMIRKAQRKTRMRIRQAANNFSRMRRLGYLQASTNDTADSPDRFYLDGVGYMIGDISCQYNARSGYIRCAINPSGPCDSCHFYEERNITYS, translated from the coding sequence GTGTTTCAAACACTTTTAGTTATCGTCATCGGTTTTTTACCATCCTTATTCTCACTGTGGATGATTCGCAAAGCACAGAGGAAAACACGTATGCGTATTCGTCAAGCTGCTAATAACTTTTCCCGAATGCGAAGACTTGGATACTTGCAAGCATCAACAAACGATACTGCCGATTCACCGGATAGATTTTACCTTGATGGTGTTGGCTACATGATTGGTGATATTAGTTGTCAGTATAATGCTCGTTCTGGTTATATTCGCTGTGCAATTAATCCTAGTGGTCCCTGTGACAGTTGTCACTTCTATGAAGAACGTAATATTACTTATAGCTAA